The following proteins come from a genomic window of Pseudomonas syringae:
- a CDS encoding carbonate dehydratase yields MIRKNPSGHLPVIAESAYIDSTAIICGKVIIKDNVFVGPYAVIRADEVDASGDMEPIVIGANSNIQDGVVIHSKSGAAVTIGEFTSIAHRSIVHGPCMVGDHVFIGFNSVVFNCTVGNGSVVRHNSVVDGRDLPENFYVPSTTRIGPNTDLSQFPPVSISASEFSEDVAHTNIDLVRGYKALQNEF; encoded by the coding sequence GTGATCCGTAAAAATCCGTCCGGCCATCTGCCGGTCATTGCCGAGTCCGCTTACATCGACAGCACTGCGATCATCTGCGGCAAGGTGATCATCAAGGACAACGTGTTTGTCGGTCCCTATGCTGTCATCCGCGCTGACGAAGTCGATGCCAGCGGCGATATGGAGCCGATTGTCATCGGTGCCAATTCCAATATTCAGGACGGTGTGGTCATCCACTCCAAATCCGGCGCTGCAGTGACCATCGGCGAGTTCACCTCGATTGCTCATCGTTCTATCGTGCACGGACCTTGCATGGTCGGTGATCACGTGTTCATCGGCTTCAACAGTGTGGTGTTCAACTGCACAGTCGGTAACGGCAGCGTAGTGCGCCACAACTCGGTGGTCGATGGCCGCGATTTGCCGGAGAACTTTTACGTGCCGTCCACGACCCGGATCGGCCCCAACACGGATCTCTCGCAGTTTCCGCCGGTGAGCATTTCGGCTTCGGAATTTTCCGAAGACGTGGCGCACACCAACATTGATCTGGTGCGCGGCTACAAGGCACTGCAGAACGAGTTTTGA
- a CDS encoding ABC transporter permease: MFGFLLRRLGIALCVAITVSVISFSLLHLSGDLATAIGGPEASSEQIEQIRVQYGLNKPLVTQYFEWLSDVVRLDLGDSFFFQESVYNLIASRLSITLGLGAMALSIALLIAIPLGVLAAVKRDTWVDRLALSIAVLGQAMPSFWFALMLIVVFSVTLKWLPVSGNSTWAHFVMPAIALGYYATPAIMRLTRAGMLDVLNSDYIRTARAKGLRPATVLFKHALRNALIPVVALAAVEFGFMLGGSVVIETVFSLQGIGQLAWDAIARDDFPVVQAVVLLIAVIYIVLTLLADVLNALLDPRIRVK; encoded by the coding sequence ATGTTCGGATTTCTCTTGCGCCGCCTGGGCATCGCCCTGTGCGTAGCGATTACCGTATCGGTGATCAGCTTTTCCCTGCTGCACCTGTCCGGCGACCTGGCCACCGCCATTGGCGGACCGGAAGCCAGCAGCGAGCAGATCGAACAGATTCGTGTGCAGTACGGCCTCAACAAACCGCTGGTCACCCAGTATTTCGAGTGGCTGTCCGACGTGGTGCGCCTCGATCTGGGCGATTCGTTCTTCTTTCAGGAGTCGGTTTACAACCTGATCGCTTCGCGCCTGTCGATCACCCTCGGGCTGGGTGCCATGGCCCTGAGCATCGCGCTGCTGATCGCCATTCCGCTGGGCGTCCTGGCGGCGGTGAAACGTGATACGTGGGTCGATCGGCTGGCGCTGAGCATTGCGGTGCTGGGTCAGGCCATGCCGAGTTTCTGGTTCGCACTGATGCTGATCGTGGTGTTCTCGGTCACCCTGAAATGGCTGCCGGTGTCGGGTAACTCGACCTGGGCGCACTTCGTCATGCCAGCGATTGCGCTCGGCTACTACGCAACCCCGGCGATCATGCGCCTGACCCGTGCAGGCATGCTTGACGTGCTCAATTCCGATTACATCCGCACCGCCCGCGCCAAGGGTCTGCGCCCCGCCACGGTGCTGTTCAAACACGCATTGCGCAACGCGCTGATCCCGGTGGTGGCGCTGGCTGCCGTGGAATTCGGTTTCATGCTCGGCGGCTCGGTGGTCATCGAAACAGTGTTCTCGCTGCAAGGCATCGGCCAGCTGGCCTGGGATGCAATTGCCCGTGACGACTTTCCGGTGGTGCAAGCGGTCGTGCTGTTGATCGCGGTGATCTACATCGTCCTCACGCTGCTGGCCGACGTGCTCAACGCACTGCTCGACCCGCGCATCCGCGTGAAATAG
- a CDS encoding ABC transporter permease: MSTTTSSPLVIQDYQPPARSIWRTLRNSFAHRGFAIGAMLLLIILFGALFAPWLAPYDPYTQDVMLRMKPPVWMANGTWEYVLGTDKLGRDYLSRLLYGARISLFIGFSAALISGVIGTIMGLLAGYFGGKTDALISYLITTRLAMPVVMVALASASLIGGSLKVVIILLGCLLWDRFAVVVRAAVQQIRDAEYVASAQALGCSTLRILASEILPNLVGALIVVATLEMAHAILLESALSFLGVGVQPPIPSWGLMIAEGKPYMFFSPWVIAIPGVALMVLVLGINLVGDGLRDLILPDGRN; the protein is encoded by the coding sequence ATGAGCACAACCACCTCATCGCCGCTGGTGATCCAGGATTACCAGCCGCCAGCCAGAAGCATCTGGCGCACGTTGCGCAACAGCTTCGCCCATCGCGGCTTTGCGATTGGCGCGATGCTGTTGCTGATCATCCTGTTCGGTGCGCTGTTCGCCCCCTGGCTGGCGCCCTACGACCCCTATACGCAAGACGTGATGCTGCGCATGAAACCACCGGTGTGGATGGCCAACGGCACCTGGGAGTATGTGTTGGGCACCGACAAACTGGGCCGTGACTACCTGTCACGCCTGCTGTACGGCGCACGTATTTCACTGTTCATCGGCTTCTCGGCAGCGCTGATCTCCGGCGTCATCGGCACCATCATGGGCTTGCTGGCGGGCTACTTTGGCGGCAAGACCGACGCGCTGATCAGCTACCTGATTACCACGCGCCTGGCGATGCCGGTGGTCATGGTGGCGCTGGCCTCCGCGTCGTTGATCGGCGGCTCGCTGAAAGTCGTGATCATCCTGCTCGGCTGCCTGCTCTGGGACCGTTTCGCCGTGGTGGTGCGCGCCGCGGTGCAGCAGATCCGTGACGCCGAATACGTCGCCTCGGCGCAGGCGCTGGGCTGCTCGACGCTGCGCATTCTGGCCAGCGAAATCCTGCCCAATCTGGTCGGTGCGCTGATCGTCGTCGCGACCCTGGAGATGGCCCACGCGATTCTTCTCGAATCGGCATTGTCGTTCCTCGGGGTCGGCGTGCAGCCACCGATTCCGTCCTGGGGCCTGATGATCGCCGAAGGCAAACCGTACATGTTCTTTTCCCCCTGGGTCATCGCCATTCCCGGCGTCGCCCTGATGGTGCTGGTGCTGGGCATCAATCTGGTCGGTGACGGCCTGCGCGACCTGATCCTGCCCGATGGGCGCAACTGA
- a CDS encoding ABC transporter substrate-binding protein, protein MGIKGFARSIALLSLFSSFSALAGKADDTLVYASDSEPENISPYHNDLREGVILGRLIWDNLVYRNPDNGQYEPMLATSWKQVDDTTIDFQLREGVKFHNGDPFTADDVVFTLNYVVSPESKVVTVQNVDWIKSAEKLGDYSVRLHLKKPFPPALEYLSNAVPMFPKKYFEQVGMAGFSRKPIGTGPYKVTAIASGEGVKMDKNPDYFKDSPQGQPKISHITFRVIADAETRLAELMTGGIDWTWRVAPDQAENLKAMPNLVVTSGATMRIGFLILDARGTSSADSPMKHLKVRQAINYAINRDGLASQLVGGESKPLQVACYPGQFGCDTSAATVYNYDPAKAKALLTEAGYPNGFETEIFAYRDRDYVEAIIGNLRAVGINAKLRYLKYAALRDQQRGGKVPMSFQAWGSFSILDTSASAGTWFKGNPDDNIKDPQVQSWLQTADNALDPQVRKDNYRKALQRISEQAYWAPLFNYSMNYAYVSDLNFKPYPDELPRFVLSSWK, encoded by the coding sequence ATGGGAATCAAGGGTTTCGCTCGCAGCATCGCGCTGTTGAGCCTGTTCAGCAGTTTTTCCGCCCTGGCCGGCAAGGCCGATGACACGCTGGTCTACGCCTCCGACAGCGAGCCGGAAAACATCAGCCCCTATCACAACGATTTGCGCGAAGGCGTGATTCTCGGTCGCCTGATCTGGGACAACCTGGTCTATCGCAACCCTGACAACGGCCAGTACGAACCCATGCTCGCCACCAGTTGGAAGCAGGTCGACGACACCACCATCGACTTCCAGCTGCGCGAGGGCGTGAAGTTTCACAATGGCGACCCGTTCACTGCCGATGACGTGGTGTTCACCCTCAATTACGTGGTGTCGCCCGAGTCCAAGGTGGTCACCGTGCAAAACGTCGACTGGATCAAGAGCGCCGAAAAGCTCGGTGACTACAGCGTCCGCCTGCACCTGAAAAAGCCCTTCCCGCCGGCGCTGGAATACCTGTCCAACGCTGTCCCGATGTTTCCGAAAAAGTATTTCGAACAAGTCGGCATGGCCGGATTCAGTCGCAAGCCGATTGGCACCGGGCCTTACAAGGTCACGGCCATCGCCTCGGGTGAAGGCGTGAAGATGGACAAAAACCCGGACTACTTCAAAGACAGCCCGCAGGGCCAGCCGAAGATCAGCCACATCACCTTCCGGGTCATCGCCGATGCTGAAACGCGGCTGGCCGAGTTGATGACCGGTGGCATCGACTGGACCTGGCGCGTCGCTCCGGATCAGGCGGAAAACCTCAAGGCCATGCCCAATCTGGTGGTGACCAGCGGCGCGACCATGCGTATCGGTTTTCTGATTCTCGATGCGCGCGGCACCTCCAGCGCCGATTCGCCGATGAAACACCTGAAAGTGCGTCAGGCGATCAATTACGCAATCAACCGCGATGGCCTCGCCTCGCAGCTGGTCGGCGGCGAAAGCAAGCCGCTGCAAGTCGCCTGCTACCCCGGCCAGTTCGGCTGTGACACCAGCGCCGCCACGGTCTACAACTACGACCCGGCCAAGGCCAAGGCGCTGCTGACCGAAGCCGGTTACCCGAACGGCTTCGAAACTGAAATCTTCGCCTATCGAGACCGCGATTATGTGGAAGCGATCATCGGCAACCTGCGCGCCGTGGGTATCAACGCCAAGCTGCGTTACCTGAAGTACGCCGCCCTGCGCGACCAGCAACGCGGCGGCAAGGTGCCGATGTCATTCCAGGCCTGGGGCTCGTTCTCGATCCTCGACACTTCGGCGTCGGCTGGCACCTGGTTCAAGGGCAACCCGGACGACAACATCAAGGACCCGCAAGTCCAGAGCTGGCTGCAGACCGCCGACAACGCGCTGGACCCGCAGGTGCGCAAGGACAATTACCGTAAGGCATTGCAGCGCATCAGCGAGCAGGCGTACTGGGCGCCGCTGTTCAACTACTCGATGAACTACGCCTATGTCTCGGACCTGAACTTCAAGCCTTATCCGGACGAATTGCCGCGCTTCGTGCTGTCGAGCTGGAAATAG
- a CDS encoding DUF1624 domain-containing protein, with the protein MTTAVHPPRAPASRLRSIDALRGLIILFMLLDHVRETFFLHRQVLDPMDITATEPELFFSRTLAHLCAPLFVLLTGLSAYLYGEKYQGRSDVSAFLLKRGLFLIALEFTLVSFAWTFEFPPTVIYLQVIWAIGLSMVALSLMVFLPRWALVVIGVVIIAGHNLLDTLHFGVESAMHIPWAILHDRGWIEVSDNLRFRTSYPLLPWIGIIALGYAAGPWFVSGFDAATRQAKLWTWGLGALAGFVILRMINGYGEKPWSVGETGLQTVMSFFNITKYPPSLLFISLTLGIGMLILIGFERSQEKSWLRPLVVLGSAPMFFYLLHLYVLKILYLIALAIWGANQGKYFGFDHMWGVWLTSVVLAVLLFPAVRWFAALKARRRDISWLKYL; encoded by the coding sequence ATGACAACAGCTGTTCACCCCCCTCGAGCGCCGGCATCCCGGCTTCGCTCAATCGATGCTCTGCGCGGGCTGATTATTCTTTTCATGTTGCTGGACCATGTGCGGGAAACCTTTTTTCTGCACCGTCAGGTGCTGGACCCCATGGACATCACTGCCACCGAGCCGGAGCTGTTCTTCAGCCGCACGCTGGCGCATTTGTGTGCGCCATTGTTCGTGCTGCTGACCGGGCTTTCCGCGTACCTCTACGGCGAGAAATACCAGGGCAGAAGCGACGTGTCGGCGTTCCTGCTCAAGCGCGGGCTGTTTCTGATCGCGCTGGAATTCACCCTGGTGAGCTTCGCCTGGACCTTCGAGTTCCCGCCAACCGTCATCTACCTGCAAGTGATCTGGGCCATCGGCCTGAGCATGGTGGCGTTGTCGCTGATGGTGTTCCTGCCGCGCTGGGCGCTGGTGGTCATCGGTGTGGTGATCATTGCCGGACACAACCTGCTGGACACGCTGCATTTCGGCGTCGAGTCGGCCATGCACATCCCGTGGGCGATTCTGCATGATCGCGGCTGGATCGAGGTGTCGGACAACCTGCGTTTCCGTACCTCATACCCGCTGTTGCCGTGGATCGGCATCATTGCGCTGGGCTACGCTGCCGGGCCGTGGTTTGTCTCCGGTTTCGATGCGGCAACGCGTCAGGCGAAACTCTGGACCTGGGGCCTGGGTGCGCTGGCGGGTTTCGTGATCCTGCGCATGATCAACGGCTACGGCGAAAAACCGTGGAGTGTTGGCGAGACCGGCCTGCAAACCGTCATGAGCTTTTTCAACATCACCAAATACCCGCCATCGTTGCTGTTCATCAGCCTGACGCTGGGGATCGGCATGCTGATCCTGATCGGGTTCGAGCGCAGTCAGGAGAAAAGCTGGTTGCGGCCGTTGGTAGTACTCGGTTCAGCACCGATGTTTTTCTACCTGCTGCACCTGTACGTGCTGAAGATTCTGTACCTGATCGCTCTGGCCATCTGGGGTGCGAATCAGGGCAAATACTTCGGCTTTGACCACATGTGGGGCGTCTGGCTGACCTCGGTGGTGCTGGCCGTGCTGCTGTTTCCGGCCGTGCGCTGGTTCGCTGCGCTCAAGGCTCGCCGCCGTGATATCAGCTGGTTGAAATACCTGTAA
- a CDS encoding ABC transporter ATP-binding protein, whose amino-acid sequence MALLHVENLRVEIPLGQDTLHAVRGLDFQVERGEMLCIVGESGCGKSLTSLALMDLLPRKARRTATTLSLDGIDMLTQSERQMCDLRGNRLAMIFQEPMTSLNPAYSIGDQLSEVLTRHRKVSRKEALQRAAQMLEKVGISNAGERLRQYPHQLSGGLRQRVIIAMALMCEPDVIIADEPTTALDVTIQAQILRLIRDIQKEFGLAVIFITHDLGLVARIADRVAVMYAGQIVETAPAVELFENPQHPYTRGLLASIPIPGRTRPGQPLGSIPGLVPSLVGEQHGCAFRNRCPQAIAACADDVPPIHSPDHMTRCLFAAAGAEPVLHREGITS is encoded by the coding sequence ATGGCGCTGTTGCATGTTGAAAACCTGCGTGTCGAGATCCCTTTGGGGCAAGACACGCTCCACGCAGTGCGCGGTCTGGACTTTCAGGTCGAGCGCGGTGAAATGCTGTGCATTGTCGGCGAATCGGGCTGCGGTAAATCCCTCACTTCGCTGGCGCTCATGGACCTGCTGCCGCGCAAGGCACGACGTACCGCGACAACCCTGAGCCTGGACGGCATCGACATGCTGACCCAGAGCGAGCGGCAGATGTGCGACCTGCGCGGCAACCGTCTGGCGATGATTTTCCAGGAGCCCATGACCTCGCTGAACCCGGCCTACAGCATCGGCGATCAGCTCAGCGAAGTGCTCACCCGGCACCGCAAGGTGTCACGCAAGGAGGCCCTGCAGCGTGCGGCGCAGATGCTGGAGAAAGTCGGCATCAGCAACGCTGGCGAGCGCCTGCGCCAGTACCCGCATCAGTTGTCGGGCGGCCTGCGCCAGCGGGTGATCATCGCCATGGCGCTGATGTGCGAACCGGACGTGATCATCGCCGACGAGCCGACCACCGCGCTGGACGTGACCATTCAGGCGCAGATCCTGCGCCTGATCCGCGACATCCAGAAAGAGTTCGGCCTGGCGGTGATCTTCATCACCCACGACCTGGGGCTGGTCGCGCGTATCGCCGACCGGGTGGCGGTGATGTACGCCGGGCAGATCGTCGAAACCGCCCCGGCAGTCGAGCTGTTCGAGAACCCGCAGCACCCTTACACCCGTGGCTTGCTGGCGAGTATTCCGATCCCTGGGCGTACCCGGCCGGGCCAGCCACTTGGCTCGATTCCGGGGCTGGTGCCCAGCCTGGTCGGCGAGCAACACGGCTGTGCCTTCCGTAACCGCTGCCCGCAGGCCATTGCGGCCTGCGCCGATGACGTCCCGCCGATTCACAGCCCCGACCACATGACCCGCTGCCTGTTTGCCGCGGCGGGCGCCGAACCTGTGCTGCACCGCGAGGGCATAACGTCATGA
- a CDS encoding LysR substrate-binding domain-containing protein gives MQLYGVQSTALRYFLEVARCGSISEASIRLNVASSAVSRQISKLERELDALLFERQARGMMLSEAGIRLAAYARKSQLEAEQVVLEITELQGLQRGNVRLACSEGFALDFLPQCIARFRQVYQGIHFSMEVCAPAQATERVRSGDADLCLTFSLTPQNEIKVEHIHSGAICAVVSHNHPLASRKEVALAELQPYAIALTNTDTTLRQLFDICCGVQGLMFDPVLTSNYIGALLRFVSEEGGISLSSEMTLDKRMHEKQLKALPISDEGMKARRIELQSMAGRNLPAAVAAFRDFLIEELAKT, from the coding sequence ATGCAACTCTATGGCGTACAGTCCACCGCCTTGCGCTACTTCCTCGAAGTGGCGCGTTGCGGATCGATCAGCGAGGCCTCGATTCGGCTCAACGTTGCGTCGTCGGCGGTCAGTCGGCAGATCAGCAAGCTGGAGCGGGAGCTGGATGCGCTGCTGTTCGAGCGCCAGGCCAGAGGCATGATGCTTAGCGAGGCGGGCATTCGGTTGGCGGCCTATGCGCGCAAATCCCAGTTGGAGGCCGAGCAGGTGGTGCTGGAGATTACCGAGCTGCAAGGCCTGCAGCGCGGCAATGTGCGCCTCGCCTGCTCGGAAGGTTTCGCGCTGGATTTCCTGCCGCAGTGCATCGCGCGGTTTCGGCAGGTTTACCAGGGCATTCATTTCTCGATGGAAGTCTGCGCCCCGGCCCAGGCCACTGAACGGGTGCGCTCGGGCGATGCGGACCTGTGCCTGACGTTCAGCCTGACGCCGCAGAACGAAATCAAGGTCGAGCACATTCACAGCGGCGCCATCTGTGCGGTGGTCAGCCACAATCATCCGCTGGCCTCGCGCAAGGAGGTCGCCCTGGCCGAGTTACAGCCTTACGCCATCGCCCTGACCAACACCGACACAACGCTGCGCCAGTTGTTCGATATCTGCTGCGGCGTGCAGGGCCTGATGTTCGACCCGGTGCTGACCAGCAATTACATCGGCGCGCTGCTGAGATTCGTCAGCGAGGAGGGGGGTATCAGCCTGTCCAGCGAAATGACCCTCGACAAGCGGATGCATGAAAAGCAGCTCAAAGCCCTGCCGATCAGCGACGAAGGCATGAAAGCGCGGCGCATCGAACTGCAAAGCATGGCCGGGCGCAACCTGCCTGCGGCCGTTGCGGCGTTTCGGGATTTTCTGATCGAAGAGTTGGCAAAGACCTGA
- a CDS encoding ABC transporter ATP-binding protein: MTNQALNTSGKKDIALELCDIRREFSISRGFFKPNATLKAVDGVSLRLMRGETLGLVGESGCGKSTLAKMLLGLLAPSSGDVLVNGKHLAGTDRKEMARRIQPIFQDPYSSLNPRKTLREIVTLPLIVHEIGTNTERRQRVEAMMDVVGLPKRVIDSYPSQLSGGQRQRVAIARALVMRPDVLICDEPTSALDVSVQAQILNLLQDLKQEFGLTYLLISHNLAVIEHLADRVAVMYLGRIVEERSRESLFARPGHPYTQALLDSVLTPDPHLGIPDLGLHGTFPNPMSPPSGCAFHPRCPGCMAVCKDHYPLVGRMEGGTVRCHLRDTSKTLELMPS, encoded by the coding sequence ATGACGAATCAGGCCCTGAACACGAGTGGCAAAAAAGACATCGCTCTGGAGCTGTGCGACATCCGCCGCGAATTCAGCATCAGCCGAGGTTTTTTCAAACCCAATGCCACGCTGAAAGCGGTCGATGGTGTGTCACTGCGCCTGATGCGCGGCGAAACCCTCGGGCTGGTCGGCGAGTCCGGCTGCGGCAAAAGCACCCTGGCCAAGATGTTGCTGGGTCTGCTCGCGCCCAGCAGCGGCGATGTGCTGGTCAACGGCAAGCATCTGGCCGGTACCGACCGCAAGGAGATGGCACGGCGTATCCAGCCGATCTTTCAGGACCCTTACTCCTCCCTGAACCCGCGCAAGACCCTGCGCGAAATCGTCACCCTGCCGCTGATCGTGCATGAGATCGGCACCAACACCGAGCGCCGCCAGCGGGTCGAGGCGATGATGGATGTCGTCGGCCTGCCCAAGCGGGTGATCGACAGCTACCCGAGCCAGCTTTCCGGTGGCCAGCGCCAGCGTGTGGCGATTGCCCGGGCGCTGGTGATGCGCCCGGACGTGTTGATCTGCGACGAGCCGACCTCGGCGCTGGACGTTTCGGTGCAGGCACAGATTCTCAACCTGTTGCAGGACCTCAAACAGGAGTTCGGCCTGACCTACCTGCTGATCAGCCACAACCTGGCCGTCATCGAGCATCTGGCCGACCGCGTGGCGGTGATGTACCTGGGCCGAATCGTCGAAGAGCGCAGCCGCGAATCGCTGTTTGCCAGACCCGGCCACCCCTATACGCAAGCGCTGCTGGACTCGGTGCTAACCCCGGACCCGCATCTGGGCATTCCCGATCTGGGCCTGCACGGCACCTTCCCCAACCCCATGTCGCCGCCTTCCGGCTGCGCTTTTCATCCGCGCTGCCCCGGCTGCATGGCGGTGTGCAAGGACCACTATCCGCTCGTTGGCCGCATGGAAGGCGGAACCGTCCGTTGCCACTTGCGCGACACCTCGAAAACTCTGGAGCTGATGCCATCATGA
- the folE2 gene encoding GTP cyclohydrolase FolE2 has product MNNPLPDVALTEVSSALVSLDWVGMQGVEVPLMLCEPGATHPVHAYADLQVDLADPGVKGIHMSRLYRLLDGFAEHQVLTPDTLSALLEAMVESHVDCHSSAARITLAFNLLCRRPALVTEGLSGWKSYPVTLAATWRAGRLCLDVAADITYSSTCPCSAALSRQLLEEAFAARFGRQSFVDPMQVAAWLRDNASHATPHSQRSVATVQVRVAEHASELGLMALIDAVEQALGTPVQTAVKRADEQAFARLNGQNLMYVEDAARKIQQALEGRYAASSVSVRHFESLHPHDAAAQTSNYLS; this is encoded by the coding sequence ATGAACAACCCCCTCCCAGACGTTGCCCTGACGGAAGTTTCTTCGGCCCTGGTTTCACTTGACTGGGTTGGCATGCAAGGCGTCGAAGTGCCACTGATGCTCTGTGAACCGGGTGCCACACATCCGGTTCATGCCTACGCGGACCTGCAGGTCGATCTGGCCGATCCCGGCGTCAAGGGCATCCACATGTCGCGGCTGTATCGGCTGCTCGACGGTTTTGCCGAGCATCAGGTGCTCACGCCCGACACCTTGTCGGCGCTGCTGGAGGCAATGGTCGAGAGCCACGTCGATTGCCATTCCAGCGCCGCGCGCATCACGCTGGCGTTCAATCTGCTGTGCCGCCGGCCGGCGCTGGTCACCGAAGGGCTGAGCGGCTGGAAATCCTATCCGGTAACGCTTGCGGCCACTTGGCGAGCGGGGCGTTTGTGCCTCGACGTTGCAGCAGATATCACCTACTCGTCCACTTGCCCGTGTTCGGCTGCGCTGTCCCGACAACTGCTGGAAGAAGCCTTTGCCGCACGTTTCGGCCGGCAGTCGTTTGTCGACCCGATGCAGGTCGCGGCCTGGCTGCGGGACAACGCCTCTCATGCCACGCCGCACAGCCAGCGCAGCGTCGCAACGGTGCAGGTGCGGGTGGCGGAACACGCCAGCGAGCTGGGCCTGATGGCGTTGATCGATGCGGTCGAGCAAGCACTGGGCACACCGGTGCAGACCGCCGTCAAGCGTGCTGACGAACAAGCTTTCGCCCGGCTCAACGGGCAGAACCTGATGTACGTCGAAGACGCCGCACGCAAGATCCAGCAGGCGCTTGAGGGGCGATACGCAGCTTCAAGCGTCAGCGTGCGTCACTTCGAAAGCCTGCATCCTCATGATGCAGCGGCGCAGACTTCCAACTACCTGTCCTGA
- a CDS encoding M20 family metallopeptidase — protein sequence MSSRSHAIENATEQFDNGTFFALLGDSVAYPTQSQEAASLPELYRYLNEFITPHVERLGFNVKVHDNPVAGRGPLMIATRIEDPALPTLLSYGHGDVVRGYDAQWQAGLSPWKVTERGDRWYGRGTADNKGQHLINLTALEQTLKARDGKLGFNVKLLLEMGEEDGSPGLSAFCQAHAEELAADVFIASDGPRLAAARPTLFLGSRGVFNFELTVNLREGAHHSGNWGGLLANPGIILANAIASMVDEHGRVNVAGLMPTAIPEAVKAALADIEVGGGPGDPEIDPDWGDPTLSLSEKVFGWNTLDILAFKTGNPDAPVHAIPGKAHALCHIRFVVDSDYHAFIPAVRAHLDAHGFTQVEVRQTRMDVMHATRLSPDSPWVGWALESLAATTGKKPALLPNLGGSLPNDVFAEVLGLPTVWVPHSYPACSQHAPDEHLLAPVVRESLQIMAGLFWDLGTDGARLTREHRAQELSE from the coding sequence ATGAGTAGCCGTTCACATGCCATCGAAAACGCCACCGAGCAGTTCGACAACGGCACCTTTTTCGCCCTGCTCGGCGACAGCGTTGCGTACCCGACCCAAAGCCAGGAGGCCGCCAGCCTGCCGGAGCTTTATCGCTACCTGAACGAATTCATCACCCCGCACGTCGAGCGTCTGGGTTTCAACGTCAAGGTGCACGACAACCCGGTCGCCGGGCGCGGGCCGTTGATGATCGCCACCCGCATCGAGGACCCGGCCCTGCCGACACTGCTCAGTTACGGCCATGGCGATGTGGTGCGTGGCTACGACGCGCAGTGGCAAGCGGGCCTGTCGCCGTGGAAGGTCACCGAGCGCGGTGATCGCTGGTACGGCCGTGGCACGGCGGACAACAAGGGCCAGCACCTGATCAACCTGACTGCCCTCGAACAGACCCTCAAGGCGCGCGACGGCAAACTGGGTTTCAACGTCAAACTGCTGCTGGAAATGGGCGAAGAAGACGGCTCACCCGGCCTCAGCGCATTCTGCCAGGCGCACGCTGAAGAACTTGCGGCGGATGTTTTCATCGCCTCGGACGGCCCGCGCCTGGCAGCCGCGCGCCCTACCCTGTTTCTGGGCTCGCGCGGGGTGTTCAACTTCGAGCTGACGGTCAACCTGCGCGAAGGCGCACACCATTCCGGCAACTGGGGCGGGCTGCTGGCCAACCCCGGCATCATTCTGGCCAATGCCATCGCCAGCATGGTCGACGAACACGGCCGGGTGAACGTCGCAGGGCTCATGCCTACGGCCATCCCCGAGGCAGTAAAGGCCGCGTTGGCAGATATCGAAGTCGGCGGCGGTCCGGGTGATCCGGAAATAGACCCCGATTGGGGAGACCCGACCTTATCGCTCAGCGAGAAAGTCTTCGGCTGGAACACCCTCGACATCCTCGCCTTCAAGACCGGCAACCCGGACGCGCCGGTGCATGCCATTCCCGGCAAGGCCCACGCGCTGTGTCACATCCGTTTTGTGGTCGACAGCGATTACCACGCGTTCATTCCGGCGGTGCGCGCGCACCTGGATGCCCACGGTTTCACTCAGGTCGAGGTTCGACAGACGCGTATGGACGTCATGCACGCCACGCGCTTGTCACCGGACAGCCCGTGGGTCGGCTGGGCGCTGGAATCGCTGGCCGCGACCACTGGAAAGAAACCGGCGCTGCTGCCTAATCTGGGCGGTTCGCTGCCCAACGATGTGTTCGCTGAAGTGCTGGGCCTGCCGACGGTCTGGGTGCCACACTCGTACCCGGCGTGCTCGCAACATGCACCCGACGAGCACTTGCTGGCTCCGGTGGTCAGAGAGAGCCTGCAAATCATGGCCGGACTGTTCTGGGACCTGGGAACGGATGGCGCACGGCTGACCCGCGAGCACCGGGCACAGGAGTTGAGTGAATGA